One genomic segment of Desulforamulus reducens MI-1 includes these proteins:
- a CDS encoding helix-turn-helix transcriptional regulator, which translates to MRNLLKKARIEKGYSVSRFAILLGISESFYYKIEKGVRNPTIELAKKIAILLDKTVDEIFFNPQLDETSIYKILTTGQ; encoded by the coding sequence ATGAGAAATTTATTAAAGAAAGCCCGGATTGAAAAAGGGTATTCTGTAAGTCGCTTTGCTATATTATTAGGAATTTCAGAATCCTTTTATTATAAAATTGAGAAAGGCGTAAGGAATCCGACCATTGAACTGGCAAAAAAGATAGCCATTCTTCTAGATAAAACAGTAGATGAAATTTTTTTTAATCCACAATTGGACGAAACGTCCATTTACAAAATTTTAACTACAGGACAATAA